The Coffea arabica cultivar ET-39 chromosome 1e, Coffea Arabica ET-39 HiFi, whole genome shotgun sequence genome has a window encoding:
- the LOC113700590 gene encoding uncharacterized protein → MSILNYSIRPVNLVSVCLAILHLLLSSGINAANDQMHAASSTGSEGKALLTWKASLDNYNQSKLSSWSSSANPCRAWDGVRCNKAGRVSVINITSSGIEGTLDHLNFLSLPHLTTIDLSQNALRGTIPSNIGNLSRLTYLDFWSNQLSGAIPIEISQLTNLRFLYLSDNSFNGSIPTSIGNLTNLAELDLGTNKLSGSIPEEIGKLKSLTKLSLANSTLTGRIPLSIGNLSGLTLLYLFQNYLSGPIPKEIGNLTKLKELDLFGNQLSGPILEEIGKLRSLTILTLASNTLTGPIPLSFGNLSGLTLLHLFQNNLSGPIPKETGNLTKLNDLDLSWNQLSGPIPEEIGELRSLTKLSLANNPLTGPIPLSIGNLSDLTLLYLFQNYLSGQIPSAIGNLTNLIDLRLSQNNLYGAIPPELGTLKLLAYIDIFQNQLSGALPDGFNNLTHLNELGVSQNNFSGHLPENICIGSSLTWFTVFENNFVGAIPRSLKNCSSLRVINVADNQLSGNVSEEFGIYPYADYINLRNNMFFGQLSWNWSGYLTLTELRISNNNLSGRIPAGLGEVPRLQKLHLSSNHLHGKIPRSLGKLTLLLELKLDSNDLSGNIPSEIGQMSRLLNLSLSANNLSGSIPEQIGNCTQLLDLNLSQNALIDSIPSQIGNLPSLATLDLSQNMLDSKLPPELGEMKSIETMNLSYNRISGFIPKSFDHCFSLISVDISYNQLEGPLPNISAFQNAPFDSLRNNKGLCGNVAGLKPCSQSTQKNTSRTTTKRMIFLVVAPILAATIFLLVVVVGIFIRARSHMRSLENKPQEFTRNMFSVWSFDGKMVYENIIDAIENFDPKYCIGVRGFGSVFKAELPSGQVVAVKKLHETDGSALRRPKDFTNEIRALTNTRHRNIVKLYGFCSHAQHTFLVYEFLVGGSLLHLLSNDEKAAMFDWIKRVNIVKDVANALSYMHQNCSPSIIHRDISSKNILLDSEHQAHISDFGTARILRPDSSHWTSFAGTYGYAAPELAYTMEVNEKCDVYSFGVLALEVIMGKHPGDFILSTLSASSSTSTVYDILLKDIVDPRLLSPSKQESKQVTLVAKLALSCIEPNPQLRPTMKHVCVLLSKEIPSQVNVFPMVTIGQLLDLEITNV, encoded by the exons ATGTCAATCTTGAATTATTCCATCCGTCCAGTTAATTTAGTTTCTGTGTGCTTGGCCATCCTTCACTTACTCTTAAGTTCTGGAATTAATGCTGCTAATGATCAAATGCATGCAGCATCAAGTACTGGAAGTGAAGGGAAAGCTCTTTTAACATGGAAAGCCAGTCTTGATAATTATAACCAATCTAAGTTGTCATCCTGGTCATCTTCTGCAAATCCTTGCAGGGCATGGGATGGAGTTCGATGCAACAAAGCTGGACGAGTATCGGTGATTAACATCACTAGTTCTGGCATCGAAGGTACACTAGATCATCTCAATTTCTTGTCTCTACCCCATCTAACTACAATTGATCTTTCTCAAAATGCACTCCGTGGGACCATACCATCCAACATTGGGAACCTTTCCAGACTAACCTATCTTGACTTCTGGTCAAATCAATTGTCTGGTGCTATTCCTATTGAAATCAGCCAACTTACCAATCTTAGGTTCTTGTACCTTTCCGATAACTCATTCAATGGATCAATCCCTACTTCTATTGGCAATCTGACCAACCTGGCCGAGCTAGATCTAGGAACCAACAAACTTTCAGGATCCATTCCAGAAGAGATTGGGAAGCTGAAATCTCTGACGAAGCTCTCTTTAGCTAACAGTACGCTAACAGGTAGGATTCCTCTGTCTATTGGAAACTTAAGTGGCTTGACTCTGCTGTATCTTTTCCAAAATTATCTTTCTGGGCCTATTCCCAAAGAAATTGGGAACTtgacaaaactaaaggaattaGATCTTTTTGGGAACCAGCTATCAGGACCCATTCTAGAAGAGATTGGGAAACTTAGATCTCTTACTATACTTACTTTAGCTAGCAACACGCTCACAGGTCCGattcctctttcttttggaaactTAAGTGGCTTGACTCTACTGCATCTATTCCAAAATAATCTTTCTGGGCCTATTCCCAAAGAAACTGGAAACTTGACAAAGCTAAATGATTTAGATCTTTCTTGGAACCAGCTATCAGGTCCCATTCCAGAAGAGATTGGGGAGCTCAGATCTCTTACTAAACTCTCTCTAGCCAACAACCCCCTCACAGGTCCGATTCCTCTTTCTATTGGAAACTTAAGTGACTTGACTCTGCTGTATCTTTTCCAAAATTATCTTTCCGGACAGATTCCTTCTGCCATAGGAAATTTaaccaatctcattgacttGCGACTTTCTCAAAACAACTTATATGGGGCTATCCCTCCCGAATTGGGAACATTGAAGCTACTAGCTTATATtgatattttccaaaaccagctAAGTGGTGCTCTGCCCGATGGATTCAACAATCTTACACATTTAAATGAGCTAGGGGTGTCTCAAAATAATTTTTCCGGCCATTTACCCGAAAATATTTGCATTGGTAGCTCACTGACGTGGTTCACAGTATTTGAAAATAACTTTGTCGGTGCTATACCAAGGAGCTTGAAAAACTGTTCTAGTTTACGAGTTATCAATGTCGCTGACAACCAACTGTCAGGAAATGTCTCTGAAGAATTTGGCATCTATCCATATGCAGATTATATTAATTTAAGAAATAATATGTTTTTTGGTCAGTTGTCTTGGAATTGGAGTGGCTATCTGACTTTGACAGAGTTGAGGATCTCCAACAATAATCTTTCGGGCAGAATACCAGCTGGGCTTGGAGAGGTACCTCGTCTGCAAAAACTTCATCTCTCTTCAAATCACTTGCATGGAAAGATCCCTAGAAGTTTGGGGAAGTTGACTTTGTTGCTTGAGCTTAAGCTGGATAGCAACGACCTTTCAGGCAATATACCATCAGAAATTGGTCAGATGTCTAGACTTTTAAATCTTAGTTTGTCGGCCAATAATCTTAGTGGCTCAATTCCAGAACAAATAGGCAATTGCACACAGTTGCTGGATTTAAACTTGAGCCAAAATGCACTCATCGATAGTATTCCTTCTCAAATCGGAAATCTTCCCTCACTTGCAACTCTGGATCTCAGCCAAAACATGCTGGACTCCAAATTGCCACCAGAGCTAGGTGAGATGAAAAGCATTGAGACGATGAATCTTTCGTATAATAGGATATCAGGTTTCATCCCAAAAAGCTTTGATCATTGCTTCAGTTTGATTTCCGTTGATATATCCTACAATCAATTGGAAGGTCCTCTTCCTAACATTAGTGCATTTCAAAATGCTCCATTCGATTCCCTGAGAAACAATAAAGGTTTATGTGGCAATGTTGCTGGATTGAAACCATGCTCTCAATCAACTCAAAAGAACACTAGTAGAACGACAACCAAAAGAATGATCTTTCTAGTTGTTGCTCCAATACTAGCAGCAACCATATTTCTTTTGGTCGTGGTTGTGGGCATCTTCATTCGTGCAAGGTCACATATGAGAAGCTTGGAGAATAAGCCTCAGGAATTCACTAGAAATATGTTCTCTGTCTGGAGTTTTGATGGGAAAATGGTCTATGAGAACATCATTGATGCAATAGAAAATTTTGACCCCAAGTATTGCATCGGAGTGAGAGGATTTGGAAGTGTCTTTAAAGCAGAGTTGCCAAGTGGTCAAGTGGTTGCTGTCAAGAAACTTCATGAAACGGATGGTAGTGCCTTGAGGAGGCCAAAAGATTTCACCAATGAGATCCGTGCGTTAACAAATACAAGGCATCGCAACATCGTGAAGCTGTACGGATTCTGTTCACATGCACAACACACTTTCTTGGTTTATGAATTCTTGGTAGGGGGAAGCTTGCTGCACTTGTTGAGCAATGATGAAAAAGCGGCCATGTTCGACTGGATCAAGAGGGTAAACATTGTTAAAGATGTGGCAAATGCATTATCTTATATGCATCAGAATTGTTCACCTTCCATTATTCATCGAGATATATCTAGCAAAAATATTCTGTTAGACTCTGAGCATCAAGCCCATATTTCTGACTTTGGAACTGCAAGAATCTTGAGGCCTGATTCATCTCATTGGACATCATTTGCTGGAACATATGGATATGCTGCTCCAG AACTTGCTTATACCATGGAAGTAAATGAAAAATGTGATGTTTATAGTTTCGGAGTATTAGCTTTAGAAGTGATTATGGGCAAGCATCCAGGTGATTTCATATTATCAACATTGTCGGCATCATCATCTACTTCAACAGTATATGATATACTGTTGAAAGATATTGTGGATCCTCGACTTTTATCTCCGAGTAAGCAAGAGTCAAAACAAGTGACCTTGGTGGCAAAGCTGGCCTTGTCATGTATAGAACCCAATCCTCAATTGAGGCCGACAATGAAGCATGTGTGTGTCCTGCTGTCGAAAGAAATACCTTCTCAAGTCAACGTATTCCCAATGGTTACAATTGGACAACTTCTGGACCTTGAAATAACAAATGTTTGA